A single region of the Chitinophaga niabensis genome encodes:
- the hutH gene encoding histidine ammonia-lyase: MNEVFKYGQDSLTVAIAMKIASGKTRGILTPEVMQRVNTSHEHVQAIVKEHTTVYGINTGFGPLCDTKISEEDTRALQYNILQSHSVGVGAPIPEEIARLMLITKVQALAQGYSGVNPVTLQRIVWFIDNNITPLVPEKGSVGASGDLAPLSHLFLPLIGLGEVWYKGTKVPAGHALQQEGLNPVVLGPKEGLALINGTQFILSFAVKAVARLHNALEAADLIGAMSLEGLMGTAKPFDPRLHAIRPYPGNQLVANRLSALLAGSEIMASHKDCDRVQDPYSLRCMPQVHGASRTAWKHLQELTSIELNAVTDNPIIFSAEDTISGGNFHGQPLAIPLDYATVAAAELGNISDRRCYMMIEGRYGLPKLLIQDAGLNSGFMIPQYTTAALVTENKTLCFPASADSVPTSLGQEDHVSMGSISGRKLLQVIGNLEYILAIELLYAAQAIDFRRPFKSAPVLEACHDYARSKVSFAAKDRIFATDIAALHEIIADQSFVQIANNMAILNQINLNGSYEKQFQLS, translated from the coding sequence ATGAACGAGGTTTTTAAATACGGTCAGGACTCCCTGACCGTTGCTATTGCGATGAAGATCGCATCCGGTAAAACCCGCGGCATCCTTACGCCGGAGGTGATGCAAAGGGTGAATACCAGCCATGAGCATGTACAGGCTATTGTAAAGGAGCATACCACGGTATATGGTATCAATACAGGCTTCGGGCCTTTATGTGATACCAAGATCTCTGAAGAAGATACCAGGGCTTTGCAATACAACATCCTGCAAAGTCATAGTGTGGGTGTAGGCGCACCTATTCCTGAAGAGATTGCCAGGTTAATGCTGATCACAAAAGTGCAGGCGCTGGCACAGGGATATTCCGGTGTTAATCCTGTTACGCTGCAAAGGATCGTATGGTTCATTGATAACAACATTACACCTTTGGTGCCGGAGAAAGGCTCTGTTGGCGCATCCGGGGACCTGGCTCCTTTATCGCATCTCTTTCTCCCGCTCATAGGTTTGGGGGAAGTATGGTACAAAGGAACGAAGGTACCCGCAGGCCATGCTTTGCAGCAGGAGGGACTGAACCCCGTTGTATTAGGACCAAAGGAAGGCCTGGCATTGATCAATGGCACACAGTTCATTCTTTCATTTGCAGTGAAAGCGGTAGCACGTTTGCATAATGCACTGGAGGCTGCAGACCTTATCGGTGCTATGTCCCTCGAAGGTTTGATGGGCACTGCCAAACCCTTCGATCCCCGTTTACATGCTATCCGCCCTTATCCCGGTAACCAGTTAGTGGCAAACCGCCTGAGCGCTTTGCTGGCAGGTTCTGAGATCATGGCTTCTCATAAGGATTGCGATCGTGTGCAGGACCCTTATTCCTTAAGATGTATGCCGCAGGTGCATGGTGCTTCCCGCACAGCCTGGAAACATCTGCAGGAACTCACTTCCATTGAACTGAATGCAGTAACGGATAACCCTATCATTTTCTCTGCGGAAGATACCATCAGTGGCGGCAATTTCCACGGGCAACCTTTGGCCATTCCGCTGGATTACGCTACTGTAGCAGCCGCAGAGCTGGGGAATATTTCCGATCGCAGATGTTATATGATGATAGAAGGGCGGTATGGATTACCTAAACTACTGATCCAGGATGCAGGATTGAACTCCGGATTTATGATCCCGCAATACACCACCGCAGCTTTGGTAACAGAGAATAAAACATTGTGTTTCCCCGCGAGTGCGGATAGCGTACCTACTTCCCTTGGGCAGGAAGATCATGTATCCATGGGTTCTATCAGTGGCCGCAAACTCCTGCAGGTGATCGGTAACCTGGAATACATCCTGGCGATAGAATTGCTCTATGCTGCGCAGGCTATAGATTTCAGGCGGCCTTTCAAATCAGCTCCCGTACTGGAAGCCTGCCATGATTACGCACGCTCTAAGGTTAGCTTTGCTGCTAAGGACCGCATCTTCGCAACGGATATTGCTGCCCTGCATGAGATCATCGCCGATCAGTCATTTGTTCAAATCGCCAATAATATGGCCATATTAAACCAGATCAATCTAAACGGTTCGTATGAAAAACAATTCCAACTTTCTTAA
- a CDS encoding MarR family winged helix-turn-helix transcriptional regulator, whose product MSFYPKLGYLIFGSRLRRLSEYFLAEVNKVYDQAGIAFDASWFPLFYLLSDKERLTLMDISQELEVSHSAVSQLITNLKKKGLVDTSRCEEDGRRQWVEFTKEGSALLAQVLPIWKGIETAMTELAMEHKQSSKILEAIGALEQSVENKPLAQRIQVAMDKNTKTIHQ is encoded by the coding sequence ATGAGCTTCTATCCAAAACTCGGTTACCTGATCTTCGGCAGCCGCCTCAGGCGGTTGAGTGAATATTTCCTCGCGGAGGTCAATAAGGTGTATGATCAGGCAGGCATTGCCTTTGATGCCAGCTGGTTCCCTCTCTTCTACCTCTTGTCAGACAAAGAGCGGTTAACGCTTATGGATATTTCCCAGGAACTGGAAGTATCCCATTCCGCTGTGAGCCAGCTGATCACAAACCTTAAAAAGAAAGGCCTGGTAGATACCAGCCGTTGTGAAGAAGACGGGCGGCGGCAGTGGGTGGAATTCACGAAAGAAGGATCAGCCTTACTGGCACAGGTATTACCTATCTGGAAAGGTATTGAAACGGCCATGACGGAACTGGCCATGGAACATAAACAAAGCAGTAAGATACTGGAAGCTATCGGTGCATTGGAGCAGTCTGTGGAAAACAAACCACTGGCGCAACGTATACAGGTAGCTATGGATAAAAACACCAAAACAATCCATCAATGA